From Phragmites australis chromosome 5, lpPhrAust1.1, whole genome shotgun sequence, a single genomic window includes:
- the LOC133919904 gene encoding probable cyclic nucleotide-gated ion channel 20, chloroplastic, protein MTHQERDDVPMLLRNVELSRFPLRSTSMCIPVRDDEYEENSFVTHTGPLFIQPPTQTAPGIPFTSRDTPDRLPRPSQGKQVSKPHAVMPEEIGGNRWSYSGQVPKNEHLMMSGPLGQCDNPDCVNCPPACKNKRHFHRSSNSLDNKLHNILYGHDSGWKKKIIEQILSYIPIMNPHAKVVQQWNQFFVISCLISIFIDPLFFFLLSVKQDNKCIVLNWNFATALAVVRSVTDVIYFLHMLLQFRLAYVAPESRVVGAGDLVDEPKKVAFHYLRGYFLLDFFVVLPLPQVMILLVIPKYVGLSAANYAKNLLRATVLLQYVPRIIRFVPLLDGQSANGFIFESAWANFVINLLMFVLAGHVVGSCWYLFGLQRVNQCLRDACSASTIPYCDSFIDCGRGFDIEGQSGLNRQQWFNDSGAIACFNTGDGATFQYGIYGQAVLLTTEESAVKRYIYSLFWGFQQISTLAGNLIPSYFVWEVLFTMAIIGLGLLLFALLIGNMQNFLQALGRRRLEMQLRRRDVEQWMSHRRLPDYLRRRVRRAERFTWAATQGVNEEELLSNLPEDIQRDIRQHFFRFLNKVRLFTLMDWPILDAICDKLRQNLYISGSDILYQGGPVEKMVFIVRGKLESISADGSKAPLHDGDVCGEELLTWYLEHSSVNRDGGKIKFYGMRLIATRTVRCLTNVEAFVLRASDLEEVTSQFARFLRNPRVQGAIRYESPYWRTIAATRIQVAWRYWKRRLKRAEQSRLSEQSYPSYSNTENDVFRRGQRG, encoded by the exons ATGACTCATCAGGAAAGAGATGATGTTCCTATGTTGCTCAGAAATGTTGAGCTATCAAGGTTTCCTCTAAGAAGTACTTCAATGTGTATACCAGTCAGGGATGATGAGTATGAAGAAAACTCCTTTGTAACCCATACTGGTCCTCTATTCATTCAGCCACCAACTCAGACAGCACCAGGCATTCCATTTACAAGTAGAGACACACCAGATAGGTTGCCTAGACCTTCACAAGGAAAACAAGTCAGCAAGCCACATGCGGTCATGCCAGAAGAAATTGGAGGAAATAGGTGGTCTTACAGTGGACAAGTTCCAAAGAATGAACACTTGATGATGTCTGGACCTTTGGGACAGTGTGATAACCCTGACTGTGTCAATTGCCCTCCTGCTTGTAAAAATAAAAGACATTTCCACAGAAGTTCGAATTCTTTAGACAATAAG CTTCATAATATTCTTTATGGTCATGATAGTGGGTGGAAGAAGAAGATTATTGAGCAAATCCTTTCATACATTCCGATTATGAACCCACATGCAAAGGTTGTTCAGCAGTGGAATCAGTTCTTCGTGATATCATGCCTGATTTCTATTTTCATTGATCCCCTGTTCTTCTTCCTATTATCAGTCAAGCAG GATAACAAATGCATAGTGTTAAACTGGAATTTTGCTACAGCACTTGCTGTAGTGAGAAGTGTGACTgatgttatttattttctgcACATGCTTCTTCAG TTTAGACTGGCTTATGTTGCTCCAGAGTCACGAGTGGTGGGAGCTGGAGATTTAGTTGATGAGCCAAAGAAAGTTGCTTTCCATTATCTTCGTGGTTATTTTTTACTTGATTTCTTCGTTGTGCTTCCACTCCCTCAG GTGATGATACTGCTAGTTATCCCTAAATATGTCGGGTTATCAGCTGCAAACTATGCTAAGAATTTATTGCGCGCCACTGTTCTTCTTCAATATGTGCCCCGTATCATCAGATTCGTACCGCTACTTGATGGTCAGTCTGCCAATGGATTCATATTCGAGTCAGCATGGGCTAATTTTGTGATCAACCTTCTAATGTTTGTTTTGGCGGGGCATGTTGTTGGTTCATGTTGGTACCTCTTTGGCTTACAG AGGGTTAACCAATGTCTACGAGATGCTTGTTCTGCATCGACCATTCCGTATTGTGATTCTTTTATAGACTGCGGACGTGGCTTTGATATTGAGGGACAGAGTGGACTGAACAGACAGCAGTGGTTCAATGACTCGGGCGCAATAGCTTGCTTTAACACTGGAGATGGTGCTACTTTCCAATATGGAATTTATGGGCAGGCTGTTTTGCTAACTACAGAAGAAAGTGCTGTTAAACGATATATATATTCATTATTTTGGGGGTTTCAG CAAATAAGTACCTTAGCTGGCAATCTTATCCCAAGTTACTTTGTATGGGAAGTTCTGTTCACTATGGCCATTATTGGTTTGGGACTGTTGCTTTTCGCATTGCTTATCGGAAACATGCAAAATTTTCTCCAAGCTCTTGGAAGACG GAGATTAGAAATGCAACTTAGACGCCGTGATGTTGAACAGTGGATGAGCCATAGACGGTTGCCTGATTATTTGAGAAG GAGGGTTAGACGAGCAGAAAGGTTCACCTGGGCAGCTACTCAAGGAGTGAATGAAGAGGAGCTTTTAAGTAATTTACCTGAAGATATCCAGAGGGACATACGTCAACATTTCTTTAGATTCCTTAATAAG GTCCGATTGTTCACCTTGATGGATTGGCCTATCTTAGATGCTATCTGTGACAAATTAAGACAAAACTTGTATATTTCTGGAAGTGACATTCTTTATCAAGGTGGCCCTGTTGAAAAGATGGTCTTCATAGTGAGAGGTAAGCTGGAAAGCATCAGTGCGGATGGAAGCAAAGCTCCGTTACATGACGGAGATGTATGTGGAGAGGAGCTCCTCACATGGTACTTGGAACACTCTTCAGTGAATAGAG ATGGTGGGAAAATCAAATTCTATGGTATGCGGTTGATTGCTACACGTACTGTAAGATGTTTAACAAACGTTGAAGCTTTTGTACTCAGAGCAAGTGATCTTGAAGAAGTCACCTCACAGTTTGCACGATTCTTGCGTAATCCACGAGTGCAGGGAGCAATCAG GTATGAATCTCCCTACTGGAGAACCATTGCTGCCACTCGTATTCAAGTTGCATGGAGGTATTGGAAAAGGCGGCTGAAGCGAGCTGAGCAGTCAAGGTTGAGCGAGCAATCATATCCCTCTTACTCCAACACGGAGAATGATGTTTTCCGGCGTGGACAGAGGGGATGA